In Pseudomonas deceptionensis, a single window of DNA contains:
- the ccoP gene encoding cytochrome-c oxidase, cbb3-type subunit III, with amino-acid sequence MTTFWSLYICVLTIGTLIGLTWLLVSTRKGETKSDTVQTMGHSFDGIEEYDNPLPQWWFMLFVGTLVFAVGYLILYPGLGNWKGLLPGYEDGWTGVNEWQKEMDKADAKFGPIYAKYASMPVEQVAQDPAALKMGGRLFASNCSVCHGSDAKGAFGFPNLADNTWRWGGDADTIKATIMGGRIAAMPAWGEVLGEAGVKNVAAYVRHDLAGLPLPQDSAVDLAAGKQAFDTTCVACHGANGKGMPMMGAPDLTQPAGFIYGTSLAQLQQTIRHGRQGHMPAQNELLGNDKVQLLAAYVFSLSHGNQEEKTAE; translated from the coding sequence ATGACCACCTTCTGGAGTCTCTATATATGCGTGCTGACCATTGGCACGCTGATCGGCCTGACCTGGCTGCTGGTCAGTACGCGCAAGGGTGAAACCAAAAGCGATACCGTCCAGACCATGGGCCATAGCTTTGATGGCATCGAGGAGTACGACAACCCGCTGCCGCAATGGTGGTTCATGTTGTTCGTGGGCACCCTGGTGTTTGCCGTGGGGTACCTGATCCTGTACCCGGGCCTGGGCAACTGGAAAGGCCTGCTGCCCGGTTATGAGGATGGCTGGACTGGCGTTAACGAATGGCAAAAGGAAATGGACAAGGCGGATGCCAAGTTCGGACCGATTTATGCCAAATATGCCTCCATGCCCGTGGAGCAAGTGGCACAGGACCCGGCCGCACTGAAAATGGGTGGCCGCCTGTTCGCCTCCAACTGCTCGGTGTGCCACGGCTCGGATGCCAAGGGTGCTTTCGGCTTCCCTAACCTGGCCGACAACACCTGGCGCTGGGGCGGCGATGCCGACACCATCAAGGCCACCATCATGGGCGGGCGCATCGCGGCCATGCCGGCATGGGGTGAAGTGCTGGGTGAAGCCGGGGTCAAAAACGTCGCCGCCTACGTGCGTCACGATCTGGCCGGCCTGCCATTGCCGCAAGACTCTGCGGTGGATCTGGCTGCAGGCAAGCAGGCGTTTGATACCACCTGCGTGGCATGCCACGGTGCCAACGGTAAAGGCATGCCCATGATGGGCGCGCCGGACCTGACGCAACCTGCAGGCTTTATCTACGGCACCAGCCTGGCGCAATTGCAGCAAACCATTCGCCACGGCCGACAAGGCCACATGCCTGCGCAAAACGAGTTGTTGGGCAACGACAAGGTGCAGCTGCTGGCGGCATACGTGTTCAGTTTGTCACATGGTAATCAAGAGGAAAAAACAGCCGAATAA
- a CDS encoding cbb3-type cytochrome oxidase subunit 3, with amino-acid sequence MSSGMIRGLGTVVVAVAFIGLALWVFSPRRKSEFEDATLLPFKDDPEAIQHVEQEQASRSNKA; translated from the coding sequence ATGAGTAGTGGAATGATTCGCGGCCTGGGCACTGTGGTGGTGGCCGTGGCGTTTATCGGCCTGGCGCTGTGGGTGTTCAGCCCGCGGCGCAAGTCAGAATTTGAAGACGCGACCTTACTGCCATTCAAGGACGATCCAGAGGCGATTCAACACGTCGAGCAAGAACAAGCGTCTAGGAGTAACAAAGCATGA
- the ccoO gene encoding cytochrome-c oxidase, cbb3-type subunit II — protein sequence MKHEVVEKNIGLMLLLMILCVSVGGLTQIVPLFFEDVTNTPVEGMKPYTALQLEGRDIYIREGCVQCHSQMIRPFRAETERYGHYSVAGESVWDHPFLWGSKRTGPDLARVGGRYSDDWHRAHLYNPRNVVPESKMPAYPWLVEAPVDSSHTEKKLEVMRTLGVPYTDEDIANAKQSVQGKTEMDALVAYLQVLGTAIKSKR from the coding sequence ATGAAACACGAAGTCGTTGAAAAAAATATCGGCCTGATGCTGTTGCTGATGATTCTGTGCGTGAGTGTCGGCGGCCTGACGCAAATCGTCCCGCTGTTCTTTGAGGACGTGACCAACACGCCGGTTGAGGGCATGAAGCCTTACACCGCACTGCAACTGGAAGGTCGCGACATCTACATTCGCGAAGGCTGTGTGCAGTGTCACTCGCAGATGATCCGTCCGTTCCGTGCAGAAACCGAGCGCTATGGCCACTACTCGGTGGCCGGTGAAAGCGTGTGGGACCACCCGTTCCTGTGGGGTTCCAAGCGCACCGGGCCGGACCTGGCCCGCGTAGGCGGTCGCTACTCGGATGACTGGCATCGCGCGCACTTGTACAACCCGCGCAACGTCGTGCCCGAGTCGAAAATGCCAGCGTACCCGTGGCTGGTGGAGGCTCCGGTAGACAGCAGCCATACCGAGAAGAAACTCGAAGTGATGCGCACCCTGGGCGTGCCGTACACCGACGAAGACATCGCCAACGCCAAGCAGTCCGTGCAGGGCAAAACAGAGATGGACGCGTTGGTGGCCTACCTGCAAGTGCTTGGCACTGCCATCAAGAGCAAGAGGTAA
- the ccoN gene encoding cytochrome-c oxidase, cbb3-type subunit I: MNTSTSTAYNYKVVRQFAIMTVVWGIVGMGLGVFLAAQLVWPELNFNLPWTSFGRLRPLHTNAVIFAFGGCALFAASFYSVQRTCQATLFSPKIAAFTFWGWQLVIVLAAISLPLGYTSSKEYAELEWPIDILITIVWVAYAIVFFGTIMKRKTKHIYVGNWFFGAFIVTVAILHIVNNLEIPVSFTKSYSLYGGATDAMVQWWYGHNAVGFFLTAGFLGMMYYFVPKQAERPIYSYRLSIVHFWALITLYIWAGPHHLHYTALPDWAQSLGMVMSLILLAPSWGGMINGMMTLSGAWHKLRSDPILRFLVVSLAFYGMSTFEGPMMAIKTVNALSHYTDWTIGHVHAGALGWVAMISIGALYHMIPKIFGRPQMYSLGLINAHFWLATIGTVLYIASMWVNGIAQGLMWRAVNEDGTLTYSFVETLVASHPGYVVRLVGGAIFFSGMLLMAYNTWRTVRNAEPAEVVAAAQMA, encoded by the coding sequence ATGAACACTTCTACAAGTACCGCCTACAACTACAAGGTGGTCCGCCAATTTGCCATTATGACGGTGGTTTGGGGCATCGTCGGTATGGGGCTCGGCGTTTTTCTCGCCGCGCAGTTGGTTTGGCCGGAACTCAACTTCAATTTGCCTTGGACCAGTTTCGGGCGCCTGCGCCCTTTACACACAAACGCAGTGATCTTCGCCTTCGGCGGCTGCGCCTTGTTCGCCGCTTCGTTCTACTCGGTACAACGTACCTGCCAGGCCACATTGTTCTCGCCCAAGATCGCGGCGTTTACCTTTTGGGGCTGGCAACTGGTGATTGTGCTGGCAGCCATCAGCTTGCCGCTGGGCTACACCAGTTCCAAGGAATACGCCGAACTGGAATGGCCGATCGACATTTTGATCACCATCGTCTGGGTCGCATACGCCATCGTGTTCTTCGGCACGATCATGAAACGCAAGACCAAGCACATCTACGTGGGCAACTGGTTTTTCGGCGCCTTTATCGTGACCGTGGCCATTTTGCACATCGTCAACAACCTGGAAATCCCGGTCAGTTTCACCAAGTCCTACTCGCTCTACGGTGGCGCCACTGACGCCATGGTGCAGTGGTGGTACGGACATAACGCTGTGGGCTTTTTCCTGACGGCTGGCTTTTTGGGGATGATGTACTACTTCGTGCCGAAACAGGCCGAACGTCCGATCTACTCCTATCGCCTGTCCATCGTGCACTTCTGGGCGCTGATCACCCTGTACATCTGGGCCGGCCCCCATCACCTGCACTACACCGCACTGCCGGACTGGGCCCAGTCGCTGGGCATGGTGATGTCGCTGATCCTGCTGGCACCCAGCTGGGGCGGCATGATCAACGGCATGATGACCCTCTCGGGCGCCTGGCATAAGTTGCGCAGTGACCCGATCCTGCGATTCCTCGTTGTGTCCCTGGCCTTCTACGGCATGTCGACCTTCGAAGGTCCGATGATGGCCATCAAGACCGTCAACGCCCTCTCGCACTACACCGACTGGACCATCGGCCACGTACACGCCGGTGCGCTGGGCTGGGTTGCGATGATTTCGATCGGTGCGCTGTATCACATGATCCCGAAAATCTTCGGTCGCCCGCAGATGTACAGCCTGGGCCTGATCAACGCGCATTTCTGGCTGGCCACCATCGGTACCGTGCTCTACATCGCTTCGATGTGGGTCAACGGCATCGCTCAAGGCCTTATGTGGCGCGCAGTCAACGAAGACGGCACGCTGACTTACTCCTTCGTCGAAACCCTGGTGGCCAGCCACCCGGGCTATGTCGTGCGACTGGTCGGCGGTGCGATCTTCTTCAGCGGCATGTTGCTGATGGCTTACAACACTTGGCGCACCGTGCGTAACGCCGAGCCCGCTGAAGTCGTAGCCGCCGCGCAGATGGCCTGA
- a CDS encoding alpha/beta family hydrolase, with protein MGVGGKAGIDGDQWLKCVEQRGWLWNGAPTPSSMTLILAHGAGAPMDSAWMTGMAERLAARGVSVLRFEFPYMAQRRLDGGKRPPNQQAKLLECWHEVFTEVRRHVAGQLAIGGKSMGGRMASLVADELETHALVCLGYPFYAAGKPEKPRVAHLAELQTPTLIVQGERDALGNREAVEAYTLAPGIEVSWLVSGDHDLKPLKASGFTHEQHLDAAADKIARWLQQP; from the coding sequence ATGGGTGTAGGAGGCAAGGCCGGTATTGACGGGGATCAATGGCTGAAGTGCGTGGAACAGCGGGGCTGGCTGTGGAATGGCGCGCCAACCCCCTCATCCATGACGCTGATTCTGGCCCACGGAGCGGGGGCTCCGATGGACAGTGCCTGGATGACAGGCATGGCTGAGCGCCTTGCTGCACGCGGGGTGAGCGTGTTGCGCTTCGAGTTCCCGTACATGGCTCAGCGACGGCTAGATGGTGGTAAAAGGCCACCCAATCAGCAGGCAAAATTGCTTGAATGCTGGCATGAGGTATTTACCGAGGTGCGACGGCATGTCGCTGGGCAATTAGCCATCGGCGGCAAGTCGATGGGCGGGCGCATGGCCAGTCTGGTTGCTGATGAGCTAGAGACGCACGCTCTGGTGTGCCTGGGTTATCCGTTTTATGCCGCAGGCAAACCGGAAAAACCGCGTGTGGCGCACTTGGCTGAACTGCAAACGCCGACTCTGATTGTGCAGGGCGAGCGTGATGCGCTGGGCAACCGGGAGGCGGTGGAGGCCTACACGCTGGCACCGGGTATTGAAGTGTCGTGGCTCGTGTCGGGGGATCACGACCTGAAGCCATTAAAGGCTTCGGGGTTTACCCATGAGCAGCATCTGGATGCGGCGGCAGACAAGATAGCGCGGTGGTTGCAGCAACCTTGA
- a CDS encoding methyl-accepting chemotaxis protein: MRNNQPITQRERTFPAQQRLISTTDAKGVISYCNDDFMEISGFSREELIRAPHNLVRHPDVPSAVFEHMWSTLKKGAPWMGIVKNRCKNGDHYWVNAYVTPVFENERVVGYESVRIKPTAEQIRRAEALYSRLNSGKSAVPQRDKWLPVLQDWLPFILVSQLSFMIGALLNSSWGFALAALLSIPLGLLGLSWQQRGIKRLLRLAEQTTSDPLIAQMYTDSRGPQARLEMSILSQEARLKTCLTRLQDTAEHLSGQARQSDILAHKSSVGLERQRVETEQVATAVNQMAATTQEVASHVQRTADATQEANRLTSRGRDIAGETREAIERLSVVVGETGATVTQLAKDSDEIGGVVDVIKGIADQTNLLALNAAIEAARAGEMGRGFAVVADEVRQLAQRTSTSTGQIHSLIAKLQQTAATAVQTMNAGHRQAEEGVARVLEADQALIGISEAVANITDMTAQIAAATEEQSAVAEEVSRNISTIADLADQTSEQAQHSALLSEELSQTVNTQYSLVARFNR; the protein is encoded by the coding sequence ATGCGTAACAACCAGCCCATCACTCAACGCGAACGGACATTCCCCGCGCAACAACGGTTGATTTCCACGACTGATGCCAAAGGCGTCATTTCCTATTGCAACGATGATTTTATGGAAATCAGCGGGTTTTCGCGTGAGGAGCTGATACGCGCGCCGCACAACCTTGTGCGCCACCCCGATGTGCCGTCGGCAGTGTTTGAGCATATGTGGAGCACCCTGAAAAAGGGCGCCCCATGGATGGGTATTGTGAAAAACCGCTGCAAGAATGGCGACCACTACTGGGTCAATGCCTACGTGACCCCGGTGTTCGAGAACGAGCGCGTGGTGGGCTACGAATCGGTACGGATCAAGCCGACTGCCGAACAAATCCGCCGCGCCGAAGCCTTGTACTCTCGCCTCAATAGTGGCAAGTCGGCAGTGCCTCAACGCGACAAGTGGCTGCCGGTGCTGCAGGACTGGCTGCCCTTTATTCTGGTCAGCCAGTTGAGCTTCATGATTGGTGCCCTGCTCAATTCCAGTTGGGGTTTCGCCCTGGCCGCCCTGCTATCGATCCCGCTGGGGTTGCTCGGCCTGAGCTGGCAACAGCGCGGGATCAAGCGCCTGTTGCGCCTGGCCGAACAAACCACGTCCGACCCGCTTATCGCCCAGATGTACACCGACAGCCGTGGCCCGCAAGCGCGTCTGGAAATGTCCATCCTGAGCCAGGAAGCACGCCTCAAAACCTGCCTGACGCGTCTGCAGGACACCGCTGAACACCTGAGCGGGCAAGCCCGTCAATCCGACATCCTAGCGCACAAGAGTTCGGTCGGGCTGGAACGCCAGCGCGTTGAGACCGAGCAAGTGGCAACTGCGGTCAATCAGATGGCCGCGACCACGCAAGAAGTGGCCAGCCACGTGCAACGTACCGCTGACGCCACGCAAGAGGCCAATCGCCTGACCAGCCGCGGGCGCGACATTGCCGGTGAAACCCGCGAGGCCATTGAGCGTTTGTCGGTGGTAGTGGGCGAAACCGGGGCCACGGTCACGCAGTTGGCCAAGGACAGCGATGAGATCGGCGGCGTTGTAGATGTGATCAAGGGCATTGCCGACCAGACCAACCTCTTGGCCTTGAACGCCGCCATCGAGGCCGCACGGGCAGGTGAAATGGGCCGCGGCTTTGCCGTGGTGGCTGACGAAGTGCGCCAGCTGGCACAACGTACCAGCACATCGACCGGGCAAATTCATAGCCTGATTGCCAAGCTGCAACAGACCGCCGCCACGGCCGTACAAACCATGAACGCCGGGCACCGTCAGGCTGAAGAAGGCGTGGCTCGCGTGCTGGAGGCTGACCAGGCACTGATCGGCATCAGCGAGGCGGTAGCCAATATCACGGACATGACCGCCCAGATCGCCGCCGCGACCGAAGAGCAAAGTGCAGTGGCTGAAGAAGTCAGCCGCAACATCAGCACCATTGCCGATCTCGCGGACCAGACCTCCGAGCAGGCGCAACACTCGGCGCTGTTGAGCGAAGAGCTGAGCCAGACCGTGAACACCCAGTACTCGCTGGTAGCGCGGTTTAACCGCTGA
- a CDS encoding CPBP family intramembrane glutamic endopeptidase: MIALPWPYLALLTLGYGLALSYGQLGVQTLIALALLIISGLAVLQNKNHYLRYAGHGLFVLLALALALHWLPGFHNGRAISPTWLTPDAVPFSMYFNLDKPLIGFWLLLVCPWIAPRFAWRVSLGASLMGLALAAILALGGAMLLGMIAWAPKWPPQSTIWLLNNLLLVTLVEEALFRGYIQGGMSRRLKLLPYGQTIALLVAAVLFGLAHAAAGWKWVLLAGLAGIGYGLAYRFGGLSAAITTHFGVNVLHFVFFTYPMLVP, translated from the coding sequence ATGATCGCTTTGCCATGGCCTTATCTGGCACTTCTTACCCTCGGCTACGGCCTTGCCCTGAGCTATGGGCAATTGGGAGTTCAAACCCTGATCGCGCTGGCCCTGCTGATTATCAGCGGGCTTGCCGTCCTCCAGAACAAAAACCATTACCTGCGTTATGCCGGCCACGGGCTCTTTGTTCTGCTCGCCCTGGCCCTGGCCCTGCATTGGCTGCCCGGTTTCCATAACGGCCGGGCCATCAGCCCGACGTGGCTGACACCCGATGCCGTACCGTTCTCGATGTACTTCAACCTGGACAAACCACTGATCGGCTTCTGGCTGCTGCTGGTATGCCCGTGGATTGCGCCACGATTTGCCTGGAGGGTATCTCTGGGCGCCAGCTTGATGGGCCTGGCACTGGCGGCCATTCTGGCGCTGGGGGGTGCGATGCTGCTGGGCATGATTGCCTGGGCGCCAAAATGGCCACCCCAAAGCACGATCTGGCTGTTGAACAATCTGCTGCTGGTGACGCTGGTTGAAGAAGCACTGTTTCGCGGTTATATCCAGGGCGGGATGAGCCGCCGCCTCAAGCTGTTGCCCTATGGCCAGACCATAGCGCTGCTGGTGGCCGCCGTGCTGTTCGGCCTGGCCCATGCCGCCGCAGGCTGGAAATGGGTATTACTGGCAGGGTTGGCAGGGATCGGTTACGGCCTGGCCTACCGCTTTGGCGGGCTGAGTGCGGCGATTACCACGCACTTTGGCGTCAACGTGCTGCACTTCGTGTTTTTCACCTACCCGATGCTCGTCCCCTAG
- the acnA gene encoding aconitate hydratase AcnA — protein MSSLDSLNTLATLKVDDKTYHYFSLPLAAKSLGDLSKLPMSLKVLLENLLRWEDGKTVTEPDLKALAAWLKERRSDREIQYRPARVLMQDFTGVPAVVDLAAMRAAMAKAGGDPQRINPLSPVDLVIDHSVMVDRFDSPGAFEQNVDIEMERNGERYAFLRWGQNAFDNFSVVPPGTGICHQVNLEYLGRTVWTKDEDGRTYAFPDTLVGTDSHTTMINGLGVLGWGVGGIEAEAAMLGQPVSMLIPEVVGFKLSGKLKEGITATDLVLTVTQMLRSKGVVGKFVEFYGDGLADLPLADRATIANMAPEYGATCGFFPVDDITLDYLRLSGRPDATVKLVEAYCKAQGLWRQAGLEPVFTETLALDMGTVEASLAGPKRPQDRVSLPNVAQAFDDFLSLQFKPNTKKEVGRLESEGGGGVAVGNADLIGEADYSYEGHTYRLKNGAVVIAAITSCTNTSNPSVMMAAGLVAKKAVEKGLTRQPWVKTSLAPGSKVVTDYYKAAGLTQYLDQLGFALVGYGCTTCIGNSGPLAEPIEKAITQSDLTVASVLSGNRNFEGRVHPLVKTNWLASPPLVVAYALAGTVRIDISSEPLGVGKDGKPVYLRDIWPSQKEIADAVAQVTTRMFHKEYAEVFAGDAQWQAIEVPQASTYVWQQDSTYIQHPPFFDDISGPLPVIADVKGASILALLGDSVTTDHISPAGNIKADSPAGRYLREKGVEPRDFNSYGSRRGNHEVMMRGTFANIRIRNEMLGGEEGGNTIYIPTGEKLPIYDAAMRYQASGTPLVVIAGQEYGTGSSRDWAAKGTNLLGVKAVIAESFERIHRSNLVGMGVLPLQFKLDQNRKSLKLTGKETLDILGLTDAELQPRMNLTLVITRENGSQEKVDVLCRIDTLNEVEYFKAGGILHYVLRQLIAS, from the coding sequence ATGTCCTCCCTCGATAGCCTGAACACCCTAGCCACACTAAAAGTCGACGATAAGACTTATCACTATTTCAGCCTTCCCCTTGCCGCCAAGTCCCTTGGTGACTTAAGCAAGCTGCCGATGTCACTCAAAGTGCTGCTGGAAAACCTGCTGCGCTGGGAAGACGGTAAAACCGTCACCGAGCCCGACCTCAAGGCACTGGCTGCCTGGCTCAAGGAGCGTCGCAGTGACCGGGAAATCCAGTACCGCCCGGCACGGGTGCTGATGCAGGACTTTACCGGCGTACCCGCCGTGGTCGATCTGGCCGCCATGCGCGCTGCGATGGCCAAGGCTGGCGGTGACCCGCAGCGGATCAACCCGCTGTCCCCGGTGGATCTGGTGATTGACCACTCAGTGATGGTCGACCGGTTCGACAGCCCCGGCGCCTTTGAGCAAAACGTCGATATCGAGATGGAACGCAACGGCGAGCGTTATGCGTTTTTGCGCTGGGGGCAAAATGCCTTTGATAACTTCAGCGTGGTGCCACCCGGCACCGGGATTTGCCATCAGGTGAACCTGGAGTACCTGGGCCGCACGGTCTGGACCAAGGACGAAGACGGGCGCACCTACGCGTTCCCCGACACGCTGGTGGGCACCGATTCCCATACCACCATGATCAATGGCCTCGGCGTGCTGGGCTGGGGGGTGGGCGGGATTGAAGCCGAAGCGGCCATGCTCGGCCAGCCCGTGTCGATGCTGATCCCGGAAGTGGTGGGGTTCAAGCTCAGCGGCAAGCTTAAAGAAGGCATCACCGCCACGGACCTGGTGCTGACCGTCACCCAAATGCTGCGCAGCAAGGGCGTTGTCGGCAAGTTCGTCGAATTTTATGGCGATGGTCTGGCTGACTTGCCGTTGGCCGACCGGGCCACCATTGCCAACATGGCCCCCGAATACGGCGCCACCTGCGGCTTTTTCCCGGTCGATGACATCACCCTGGACTACCTGCGGTTGTCCGGTCGCCCTGACGCCACCGTCAAACTGGTCGAAGCCTATTGCAAAGCCCAGGGCCTGTGGCGGCAAGCGGGCCTTGAGCCCGTTTTCACCGAAACCCTGGCCCTCGACATGGGCACCGTCGAAGCAAGCCTGGCCGGCCCGAAACGTCCGCAAGACCGGGTTTCGCTGCCCAATGTCGCGCAGGCCTTCGACGACTTTCTGAGCCTGCAATTCAAGCCCAACACCAAAAAAGAAGTCGGCCGCCTTGAGAGCGAAGGTGGTGGTGGCGTGGCCGTGGGCAATGCGGACTTGATCGGCGAAGCGGACTACAGCTATGAAGGCCATACCTACCGCCTGAAAAACGGTGCCGTGGTGATTGCCGCCATTACTTCCTGCACCAACACCTCGAACCCGAGCGTGATGATGGCCGCCGGGCTGGTGGCGAAAAAGGCCGTCGAAAAAGGCCTGACCCGCCAACCCTGGGTCAAAACTTCGCTGGCGCCGGGCTCCAAGGTAGTGACCGATTACTACAAGGCCGCCGGCCTGACCCAATACCTCGACCAACTGGGCTTTGCCCTGGTGGGTTACGGCTGCACCACCTGCATCGGCAACTCCGGGCCACTGGCAGAGCCGATTGAAAAGGCCATCACCCAATCTGACCTGACCGTAGCCTCGGTGTTGTCGGGCAACCGCAACTTTGAAGGCCGCGTACATCCACTGGTGAAAACCAACTGGCTGGCCTCACCGCCGCTGGTAGTGGCTTACGCCTTGGCGGGTACGGTACGTATTGATATCAGCAGCGAACCGCTAGGAGTGGGTAAAGACGGCAAACCGGTGTACCTGCGCGATATCTGGCCAAGCCAAAAGGAAATTGCCGACGCGGTGGCGCAAGTCACCACCCGCATGTTCCACAAGGAATACGCCGAAGTATTCGCCGGTGATGCACAGTGGCAGGCCATCGAAGTGCCGCAAGCGTCCACCTATGTCTGGCAACAGGACTCGACCTACATCCAGCACCCACCGTTCTTCGATGACATCAGCGGGCCGTTGCCAGTGATTGCTGACGTCAAAGGCGCGAGCATCCTGGCGCTCTTGGGCGACTCGGTGACCACCGACCACATCTCCCCTGCTGGCAATATCAAGGCCGACAGTCCTGCCGGGCGCTATCTTCGCGAGAAAGGCGTCGAACCACGGGACTTCAACTCCTACGGTTCGCGTCGCGGCAACCATGAAGTCATGATGCGCGGCACCTTCGCCAATATCCGTATTCGCAACGAAATGCTCGGCGGCGAAGAAGGCGGCAATACGATCTACATTCCCACCGGTGAGAAGTTGCCGATTTACGATGCAGCCATGCGCTATCAGGCATCAGGCACGCCACTGGTGGTGATTGCAGGCCAGGAATACGGCACCGGTTCAAGCCGCGACTGGGCCGCCAAGGGCACCAATCTGCTGGGCGTCAAGGCGGTGATCGCCGAGAGCTTCGAGCGTATTCACCGCTCTAATCTGGTGGGCATGGGTGTGCTGCCGTTGCAGTTCAAGCTCGACCAGAATCGCAAAAGCCTGAAGCTCACGGGCAAGGAAACCCTGGATATCCTTGGGCTGACGGATGCCGAGCTGCAACCGCGGATGAACCTGACACTGGTTATCACTCGCGAAAATGGCAGCCAGGAAAAAGTCGACGTGCTATGCAGGATTGATACGCTCAACGAAGTGGAATACTTCAAGGCGGGAGGGATCTTGCACTATGTGTTGCGCCAGCTGATTGCCTCCTAG
- the rlmM gene encoding 23S rRNA (cytidine(2498)-2'-O)-methyltransferase RlmM has translation MNTVFMHCRPGFEGEVCSEIAEHAARLNVSGYAKAKTSAACAEFVCTEAGGAERLMRSLRFAELIFPRQWARGGFVDLPETDRISVILEHMADFPVCGSLWLEIVDTNDGKELSNFCKKFEAHLRKALIKAGKLVEEDAHKPRLLLTFKSGREVFLGLAESDNCAMWPMGIPRLKFPREAPSRSTLKLEEAWHHFIPRDQWDERLHSDMTGVDLGAAPGGWTWQLVNRGMIVTAIDNGPMAESLMDTGLVQHLMADGFTFKPKQPVDWMVCDIVEKPARNAAMLEEWIGEGHCREAVVNLKLPMKQRYAEVRRLLDRIADGFKARGIQVEIGCKQLYHDREEVTCHLRRIDVKKPKSR, from the coding sequence ATGAACACCGTTTTTATGCACTGCCGTCCCGGTTTTGAAGGCGAAGTCTGCTCGGAAATCGCCGAGCACGCCGCACGCCTCAATGTCTCCGGCTATGCCAAGGCCAAAACCAGCGCTGCCTGTGCCGAGTTTGTGTGTACCGAAGCAGGCGGCGCCGAGCGCCTGATGCGCAGCTTGCGGTTTGCCGAACTGATTTTCCCGCGCCAGTGGGCTCGGGGTGGCTTTGTCGATCTGCCAGAAACCGACCGTATCAGCGTGATCCTTGAGCACATGGCCGACTTCCCGGTGTGTGGCAGCCTGTGGTTGGAAATCGTCGACACCAATGATGGCAAAGAGCTGTCCAACTTCTGCAAAAAGTTTGAAGCCCATTTGCGCAAGGCGCTGATCAAGGCCGGCAAACTGGTGGAAGAAGACGCGCACAAGCCGCGCCTGCTGCTGACCTTTAAAAGTGGCCGTGAAGTGTTCCTTGGTCTGGCGGAGTCTGATAACTGCGCCATGTGGCCCATGGGTATTCCGCGTCTGAAGTTCCCGCGTGAAGCGCCGAGCCGCTCGACCCTCAAGCTGGAAGAGGCCTGGCACCACTTCATCCCCCGCGATCAGTGGGACGAGCGCTTGCACAGCGACATGACCGGCGTTGATCTGGGCGCAGCCCCGGGTGGCTGGACCTGGCAGTTGGTCAATCGCGGCATGATCGTGACGGCCATCGACAACGGCCCAATGGCCGAGAGCCTGATGGACACCGGTTTGGTGCAACACTTGATGGCCGATGGTTTCACCTTCAAGCCCAAGCAGCCCGTGGACTGGATGGTGTGCGATATCGTCGAAAAGCCGGCGCGTAATGCGGCGATGCTTGAAGAGTGGATTGGCGAAGGTCATTGCCGTGAAGCCGTGGTTAACCTGAAACTGCCGATGAAGCAACGTTATGCCGAAGTGCGTCGCTTGCTTGACCGTATTGCTGACGGTTTCAAGGCACGGGGCATCCAGGTGGAAATCGGCTGCAAGCAGCTGTACCACGACCGCGAAGAAGTCACCTGTCACTTGCGTCGCATTGACGTGAAAAAACCAAAATCTCGCTGA
- the tusA gene encoding sulfurtransferase TusA, with translation MSFADLPVDGTLDATGLNCPEPVMMLHQYIRDLAPGGLLKVIATDPSTRRDIPKFCVFLDHELVGQQEEAGTYLYWIRKKQD, from the coding sequence ATGAGTTTTGCTGATCTGCCGGTTGACGGCACTCTGGACGCTACCGGCCTCAATTGCCCTGAGCCGGTGATGATGCTGCACCAGTACATACGCGACCTGGCGCCGGGTGGCTTGCTGAAAGTCATCGCCACCGACCCCTCGACCCGCCGCGACATTCCCAAGTTCTGCGTGTTTCTGGACCATGAACTGGTAGGGCAGCAGGAAGAGGCGGGCACGTACCTGTACTGGATCCGCAAGAAGCAGGATTAA